The genome window CCTTTGTCTGTATGGGAAAAAAACAGTTTTTGAGCCTGAACTGAACCGGAAGAATAGATATAAAGCTTATATACTTTTTCTTTCCATTCTTTCATTTTGCGGTATGCATCTTCATAAAGGGGAGCTTTTATCTGACCGTTCTCAAATCCTTCCTTCCATATAAATCCCTGTATATCTTTCAAAGGTGCTATTTTCCTATCCTCTTTTATCCACCTTTTTAATGTCTGGATTATCTCATCTATATCCATCTCCTTTCCTTCTATTTCCTGAACCTGCTGAAGAATGTTTTTTATTTCAGGTTTGTCTTTGTTTTCTTTTATAAACTTTTCCATTTTTTCTTCTGAATATGGAAATAAAACATCTTTAACAAAGCTGATAGGAGAAACCGTCCCTTCTATATCTATCAAAATAGCTTTTACCATTCCTACCTCCTG of Persephonella sp. IF05-L8 contains these proteins:
- the mtnC gene encoding acireductone synthase, with the protein product MVKAILIDIEGTVSPISFVKDVLFPYSEEKMEKFIKENKDKPEIKNILQQVQEIEGKEMDIDEIIQTLKRWIKEDRKIAPLKDIQGFIWKEGFENGQIKAPLYEDAYRKMKEWKEKVYKLYIYSSGSVQAQKLFFSHTDKGNILNWFSGHFDTKIGNKKETQSYRKIAQEIGLKPEEILFLSDNPDEIKAAAQAGMKVYRLVRPQDTEYIENFEYPQIKSFDEVQL